Part of the Henckelia pumila isolate YLH828 chromosome 2, ASM3356847v2, whole genome shotgun sequence genome is shown below.
atatatcattaattatgtttatgtgtaaaaatatgaattattgGATGCATGATTTAGATATTATCCTCATCAAAAATCATTCTCTTGTATGATTTCATGTCAgctacaaaatttaaaaattaaaacttaaaccCAAAATTGGATATTCTTGTAATTTGGAAAGATAACTAGTAATCACGTGTGTTTGATCTTTATTGTACGTGATTACAAAAGTTATCttaattaattactttatattttAGAAAGATTTTTAACAGTTGATGAACTAATTAAAAACTTACAAATCAGCATTAAAAAAATTCCGTTTATAATTTTACTACCAGTGCCTTGTTATGACTTATGATTATCAATttgtttgaaaaaatatttatttttatgatcaAATACATGTAGCAATCAAACGACACAAAGAAACAGGATATATGGGAAAGCAAAGTTCCATATATCCACacaagaaataataaaatatgatcaGCAAATTTGTAAATATCTCAGCCTCTAGAGTCTTCTTAATTACTTATCTCCACTAGCTCTATCCACACAGCATTAGGAAAAGAATGGGTTCTGAGATTTTCTTGATACTCTTTCTCACCTTGATCGCACCTTTACTGATCTTGTTATTATTActcaagaaaaagaaaagaaagctCCCTCTTGGCCCAAAAAAGCTCCCACTAATAGGCAATCTTCATCAGCTTGGAGGGTTGCCCCATCGATCCCTTCACGAATTGTCCAAAACTTATGGAGATCTCATGCTCCTGCAACTGGGATCAGTGCCGACGTTGGTCGTGTCGTCGGCCGACATGGCGCGAGAAATCATTAAATCACATGACCTTGCTTTCTCGGGCAGGCCCTCCTTGTATATAGCCAAGAAACTAGGTTACAATTCATCCAATATTTCTCTAGCACCATACGGGGAGTATTGGAGAGAAGTGAGAAAAATCGCGGTTTTGGAACTTTTGACGGCGAAAAGGGTCCAATCTTTTGGTAACATACGGGACGAAGAGGTGGCTCTCATGATCCATCGTGTGTCCGAACATGGTCTGATGAATCCTGTAGACTTGAGTTCTTTGACGTTTTCGCTGTCCAACAACGTTGTCTGTCGCGCGGCCTTCGGAACGACGAGCCCCGATGATCATGGGAATAGCGATGGTAGAATGACTAAGTTTCAGCAGATTCTTCTCGAGGTGCAGCATTTGGCTGCTGAGTTTAACGTTGCGGATTTTTTCCCGTGGCTGGCTTGGATTAACAAGCTCAACGGTGTCGACCAGAAGATCGACAAGAATTTTCGGGACATAGATAATTTTTTCAACAAAGTAATAGAAGAACATCGTGATCCCGAGAGGCCTAAACCTGATCAAGAAGATATCATCGACGTATTGGTTCGAATCCAGAAAGATCCCAACCAAGAAATCCATCTGAAAGATGAACATGTCAAGGGTGTTCTTGgggtttgtattttttttttctctttaagTTTTCCATTTAGTTTTCTCTTCGTCTTTTCACCAAACTAAACCGACCTATTGTCCATTTAGTTTTCTCTTCGTCTTTTCACCAAACTAAACCGACCTATTGTTCTCTTGTTCTATCGAAGTATCTAAAGCGTcaatcaattttgtgagatagatattaaaaaaaatttatactttAAAGTATTATTTCTGTCTGTTGATCAGTCTCacgaatataattaaataaaataaatatagataaatataaataataaataataataaattaaaagaattatCTAAGTACATAACTTTTGTTTGACATGAATATAGACGAAGTTGGTCAGTCTCCCGGATATAAATCACGAGCGTCTCACACATGAGTCATACTTTTGTCCTAATGTAATCGGGAACCTACTAATTAAGAGTAAATTTCTTTTGAAATGGTCTCATTGATCTACATTCGTTATATTGTTGATCAATTTAACATCtacgatgaaaatattattttttgacataaaaattattatttttttcatataaGTCGATTGGAGATCCGTCTCACGTATATTACGTGAGACGATCTCATGTTTACATAATTGTTGATATTTATTAGCTTCAAGTGTAGATAAAATTTCAAGGATATCCGATGAACATTTGCAGGATATATTTGCTGCCGGAACCGATACTTCATCTGCAACGATTGAATGGACAATGGCGGAACTCATGAGAAACCCCCGAGTCAAAGAAAAAGCTCAACAAGAAGTGAGAAAATTAGCTTGCAAAGGAAAGGTAAGAGTAGAAGAAAACGATCTCCAAACACTCACATACTTAAAATTGATCGTAAAAGAGTCCTTAAGGCTCCACCCACCTGCCCCATTGATGGTCCCTAGAGAAACTATTGAGAATTGCACCATCGACAACAAATACCAAATCCCCGCAAAGACTCGTGTCATTTTCAACGCAACAGCAATCGGAAGGGACCCGAAATACTGGGAAAACCCCGAAAAGTTCCATCCGGAGAGGTTTTCGAACAGCGACGTCGATTTTCGTGGGCAACATTTTGAGCTGTTGCCGTTCGGTGCTGGCAGAAGAGGTTGCCCTGGAATCAACTT
Proteins encoded:
- the LOC140883673 gene encoding strychnine-11-hydroxylase-like, which produces MGSEIFLILFLTLIAPLLILLLLLKKKKRKLPLGPKKLPLIGNLHQLGGLPHRSLHELSKTYGDLMLLQLGSVPTLVVSSADMAREIIKSHDLAFSGRPSLYIAKKLGYNSSNISLAPYGEYWREVRKIAVLELLTAKRVQSFGNIRDEEVALMIHRVSEHGLMNPVDLSSLTFSLSNNVVCRAAFGTTSPDDHGNSDGRMTKFQQILLEVQHLAAEFNVADFFPWLAWINKLNGVDQKIDKNFRDIDNFFNKVIEEHRDPERPKPDQEDIIDVLVRIQKDPNQEIHLKDEHVKGVLGDIFAAGTDTSSATIEWTMAELMRNPRVKEKAQQEVRKLACKGKVRVEENDLQTLTYLKLIVKESLRLHPPAPLMVPRETIENCTIDNKYQIPAKTRVIFNATAIGRDPKYWENPEKFHPERFSNSDVDFRGQHFELLPFGAGRRGCPGINFAISLVELALANLLFSFDWELPRGMSPREVDMEEALGITMHKKIPLCLVASPPKHDIYSLNV